CGGACCCGGGTGCACGCGCCCGCCTGCTCGAGATCCTCGCGTCTCGTGTTCAGAGAGGCGAAGGAAAGCTCTGGCGGGATTCGCACGCCGGGGAATGGCGTGCGCCAGTGGCAGCCGCGGTGGGGTGACCGCAGTTGGTACGTGGAATGCACGCTCAGGCAATTCGCCATGGCCAGCGCTCCGTTTTTCCCAGCGGGCCTCGATGCGTCGGACCAGCCAACGTTAATCTCGGGTTCGCAGGCGTCTTCGCTCGTAAAGGAGATCGAGTCGGCAGCCAGCGCATTCGCACACCGGTTGGTCGGGCGTTTTGGGTCTTTGCTCGATGATCCGCAGAGGGCTCCCCAGGTGAGTGCTGTTTTGGACGATGAACTCCAATGTGCGGGTTTTCTTCCCTCGATGGCCGAGGTGTCGTCCGATCCGACGCTGTCGTGGGAAATGCTGGTGACGGCGCTCCTGCGCGGAATGGCACGGGTGGATGGCGGCGTTGCCGCCCACCTTCTCGCTCGTATCTCCGCTTCGCTCCCGTGGGCTGAAGCTGCTTCCCGCGGCTCTTTTGTGGACGGGTGGAGTGCGAGTTGGCTCGCTGCTCCAACCCGCTGCCCGGCTCCCTTGCAAGGTGAGTTTTGGGCGTGGGGTTGGCGCGAGGGTTTGCCGATCACCGTGGGCTTTGTGGAGGGAGACACGTGTCGTTGGCTCCTGCTACGGCCGGAGGCCGTGGAAAGTGCCCAACCGCACGCGCGTATGGGTTTGCGGGCTTGCTCCTCCGCCTGGGTGCGAGTGCGTTTCAATCCCGAGGAAGTTGCGCGTTCCACCACGACAAAAATGAGCGAAGCTTGCCACTGGGCCGCGTGGGTTGCCGCCTGGTGGGGCGTCATTGCCGTTGCGCGGGGCCACGCGGCTCTCGAGCTTGCCGCGCAGCACGCAGGCTTGCGCTATCAGGGTGGGTGCGAGCTTGCGAAGCATGCTGTGGTGCGCGCGTTGTTCGGGGCGGCGCTGCACGATCTTCTAGCGGCCGAAAGTCTGCTCGATCGAGGCTTCGCGGGCAATCAGATGGCGATCCGGGCGGTAGCGGCCTGTGCAGCCAGGGCCGGCGAGCGTGCGGCCCATTCGGCGCAGCAAGTGTTCGGCGGCTATGGATACATGCGCGACTACTCGGTCGAACGTTGCCTGCGCGACGCCAAAGTTGCAGCCGTCGCTGCAGGCCGACCGGGCTGGACGGAGGTGCGCAGTGCCACCGAGTCGGATTTGTTGGCGGAGTTTGTTGCCTGAAAGTCACGAGGCCTCGGCTCGCTGATTTGAGACGAATTTGTCGGTGCATCGAGGAGTGGCGCGTTCATGGGTGCAGAGGGATGGTCGGCTCGATTGGGAGAGCGTTTGTTCGAGCACTTCGAGCGCGGGCGAGGCGACCGGACGGCGCATGTCTATGGGCCGGGGCTGCAATCGCTGGCGACCAGCGCTCGCCAGTTCGCGGCATCCGTCGCGCCGTATGTCGCCGCAGCCGATCGCGCGTCTTCGGCGCAGGAAATCGAAGAACTGGCGCGCGAGGTGCTGAAGCTAGCCGCTCGCGCCGGCTGGCTCACGCGCTTTCTGCCACGCTGGGTCGGGGGAGAAAGCGGACTGCGTGCGTTGCAGCGCCACGGAAGCATGCCGACGTTGGTGTGGATCGAGGAGCTCGCGGCAGTGTCTCCTGGTTTGGCCACACTGCTCGGGGCGCACTACTTGGGTGCCATGCCGATTTTGCTGAGCTTCGACTTTGCTTTGCAGCGGCGTGTCCTAGCGCCGCTGTGCGACCGACTCCATTGCGGAGACGTCGCGATCTGCGCGTTTGCCATTACGGAACCGGGGGCGGGCTCGGACGTCGAAGATGCCCTGGGCGCGCGAACGGCTCGGCTCGTCACGACGGCTCGGCGCGTCGCCGGTGGGTATGTCTTGAACGGGCGCAAATGCTTCATTTCCGGGGGCAACTTGGCGTCGCTCACCACCGTGTTTGCAGCGCTCGAACCGGAGCGCACGGTTCAGAGCTGGACCTGCTTTGCGGTGTCCATGGACGCACCCGGAGTAGAAGTCGTGCGTGTCGAAGACAAAATGGGGCAGCGGCTGAGCCCGGCTGCAGAGCT
This sequence is a window from Candidatus Binatia bacterium. Protein-coding genes within it:
- a CDS encoding acyl-CoA dehydrogenase yields the protein MGAEGWSARLGERLFEHFERGRGDRTAHVYGPGLQSLATSARQFAASVAPYVAAADRASSAQEIEELAREVLKLAARAGWLTRFLPRWVGGESGLRALQRHGSMPTLVWIEELAAVSPGLATLLGAHYLGAMPILLSFDFALQRRVLAPLCDRLHCGDVAICAFAITEPGAGSDVEDALGARTARLVTTARRVAGGYVLNGRKCFISGGNLASLTTVFAALEPERTVQSWTCFAVSMDAPGVEVVRVEDKMGQRLSPAAELCFHDVFVPLAYRVGPERQGWHLNRATLDLSRPLVGALALGGARTALEEAFRWAEHHGLLSDRYFQHELARLIGAYAAAHALVVRAARVVPPLADLSAMAKFVATDTAMSIVSAVMNWLGLEATLVGSTVERLYRDIRLTQIYEGTNEINRLVVFEKLRSGRPLCWPEGV